The Triticum dicoccoides isolate Atlit2015 ecotype Zavitan chromosome 6A, WEW_v2.0, whole genome shotgun sequence genome has a window encoding:
- the LOC119316883 gene encoding pentatricopeptide repeat-containing protein At5g65560-like yields MAASQPLPTSSATPAALLAHLSAALSAPNWYLHPSLPHLPALLAPSLPQMPDVPLPVRLATATARAAAPSRHLLSLSLPILFRVHSLSPPPLRPLFDRSFGSLLTHLSRFALTPLILRLFALMHLHSPPAPTGVTYNILIRSLCRRADLPRALRYLSLMVLSGWHPDAYTFNSLIVGYSRTHQIDAARDLFDKMPLRGFPRDVVSYAAMIEGLCETGRIDEALDLFMKMELSDMHTYAVLVKGLCKAGRGEEALQMLQRMKKLGWRPSTCTYAAAIDLCCREQRVVEAEEMLEEMSDKWLVPSVVTCTAVVNGYCKEGRMSDCKVGRMSDAVRVFEMMKLRWCKPNVWTYNALVWGFCKGGKVHNAMALLNRMRAHGVEPDVVTYNLLIRAECVYGHIENAFRLLRLMEGDGLAADIYTYNALVDALCKNGRIDQACSLFDSLEGRGIKPNLVTFNSLIDGLCKCDQVDVAWSLLEKMVSAGCTPDTYTYSPFIEYLCKMKGSQEGLSFIDEMLKKSVKLTTVNYTIVIDKLFKERNYGLATKIWGQMVSLGCNPDAVTYTTSMRAYCNEGRLIEAENVVSEMNRSAVTVDTIAYNTLMDGHASIGQTDCAVSILKHMKNVASMPNQFTYLILLRHLVQRRLAEGVPLNVAGLWKTTRLTDIFELFEIMKKNDIIPNTDTYSAILERFSEDGISKEVTSLVSRIKDDNLSLNEDIYTALITCLCKSRQYSDAWALLHSMIGRGFVPQLMSYQHLLCGLISEGQAHMAEEIFGNGRWEDYNPDEIVWKVIIDGLIRNGHSDICRDMVSKLEQRNCRPSNQTYVMLAEELSTRG; encoded by the coding sequence ATGGCGGCTTCCCAACCTCTGCCGACCTCCTCGGCCACTCCCGCCGCGCTTCTGGCGCACCTCTCCGCCGCCCTCTCCGCTCCAAACTGGTACCTACACCCCTCCCTGCCGCATCTCCCTGCTCTCCTTGCTCCGTCCCTCCCCCAGATGCCCGACGTCCCACTCCCGGTTCGTCTCGCCACCGCGACCGCCCGCGCCGCGGCGCCCTCCCGCCACCTTCTCAGCCTTTCCCTTCCAATCCTCTTCCGCGTCCACTCCCTCTCCCCGCCCCCGCTCCGCCCCCTCTTCGACCGCTCCTTCGGCTCTCTCCTCACCCACCTCTCCCGCTTCGCACTCACCCCGCTCATCCTCCGCCTCTTCGCTCTCATGCATCTCCACTCGCCGCCTGCCCCCACGGGCGTCACCTACAATATCCTCATCCGCTCCCTCTGCCGCAGAGCCGACCTGCCCCGCGCCCTCCGATACCTCAGCCTCATGGTCCTCTCTGGCTGGCACCCCGACGCCTACACATTCAACTCCTTGATCGTGGGCTACTCCCGCACCCACCAGATCGACGCTGCTCGTGATCTGTTCGATAAAATGCCTTTGAGAGGATTCCCGCGGGACGTGGTATCCTATGCTGCAATGATTGAGGGGTTATGTGAGACGGGGAGGATTGACGAGGCATTGGACTTGTTCATGAAGATGGAGCTGTCGGACATGCATACATATGCGGTCTTGGTGAAGGGGCTGTGTAAAGcagggcggggggaggaggcgcTCCAGATGCTGCAGAGGATGAAGAaattggggtggcggccaagtacTTGCACTTATGCAGCCGCGATTGATTTATGCTGTAGGGAGCAAAGGGTTGTGGAGGCTGAGGAAATGCTGGAGGAGATGTCTGACAAATGGTTGGTGCCATCTGTTGTTACATGCACCGCGGTGGTCAATGGCTATTGTAAGGAGGGGAGGATGAGTGATTGTAAGGTGGGGAGGATGAGTGATGCGGTGAGGGTGTTTGAGATGATGAAGTTGAGGTGGTGCAAGCCGAACGTGTGGACATACAATGCACTGGTGTGGGGGTTCTGCAAGGGGGGTAAGGTGCACAATGCAATGGCTTTGTTGAATCGGATGAGAGCACATGGAGTAGAACCAGATGTTGTGACATACAATTTGTTAATTCGGGCCGAATGTGTTTATGGGCATATAGAGAATGCTTTCCGGCTACTTCGTTTGATGGAAGGAGATGGTTTAGCTGCTGATATATACACTTACAATGCGTTGGTGGATGCTCTCTGCAAGAATGGGAGGATCGATCAAGCTTGCTCCCTTTTTGATAGCCTTGAAGGGAGAGGCATAAAACCTAATTTGGTGACATTCAATTCGTTGATAGACGGGTTATGCAAATGTGATCAAGTTGATGTTGCATGGTCATTACTGGAAAAGATGGTCTCAGCTGGTTGCACGCCGGATACCTATACATACAGTCCGTTCATAGAATACCTATGCAAGATGAAGGGATCACAAGAGGGTTTGTCCTTTATAGATGAGATGCTAAAAAAGAGTGTTAAGCTCACGACGGTCAACTATACCATTGTAATTGACAAGCTATTCAAGGAGAGGAACTATGGATTGGCCACAAAAATCTGGGGTCAAATGGTTTCACTGGGTTGCAATCCTGATGCAGTTACTTATACCACATCTATGCGTGCTTATTGCAATGAAGGAAGACTCATTGAAGCCGAAAATGTTGTCAGTGAGATGAACAGAAGTGCGGTCACTGTAGATACAATTGCGTATAACACGTTGATGGATGGGCATGCAAGTATTGGACAGACAGATTGCGCAGTCTCAATCTTGAAGCATATGAAAAATGTTGCTTCTATGCCAAACCAGTTTACTTATTTGATCTTGCTTAGACATCTTGTACAAAGGAGGCTAGCAGAAGGTGTGCCTTTGAATGTAGCTGGTTTATGGAAGACCACCAGGCTTACTGATATCTTTGAATTGTTTGAGATAATGAAGAAGAATGATATTATTCCTAACACGGATACTTATTCTGCAATTCTGGAGAGGTTTTCTGAAGATGGAATATCGAAAGAGGTGACATCATTGGTTTCTCGTATCAAAGATGATAATCTTTCTTTGAATGAGGACATCTACACTGCTCTCATTACATGTTTATGCAAATCAAGACAGTATTCCGATGCATGGGCGTTGCTTCACTCCATGATTGGTCGTGGTTTTGTACCACAACTGATGTCCTATCAGCACCTACTTTGCGGGCTTATTAGTGAAGGACAAGCTCATATGGCTGAAGAAATTTTTGGAAACGGTAGATGGGAAGACTACAATCCTGATGAAATTGTGTGGAAAGTAATTATTGATGGCCTGATAAGAAACGGTCATTCAGATATATGCCGTGACATGGTATCCAAATTAGAGCAGAGGAACTGCAGACCAAGCAATCAAACATATGTAATGTTGGCAGAAGAATTGTCTACCAGGGGATAA